GCCGGGATGATGAACCGGCCGGTCCGACTCCGTTCGCAGGAGTCCGTTGTGCGACTGGCCGAGCGCGGTATCCGGGCCTCGGGCTGGGAGGAAGTTTCGCTGCTCTCGCTCTCCGCCCTCGACTACCCTGACCTACCCGGACTGGTGACGAAGCTCAATTCGCGCCTGAAGGAACGCCGGGTCTCGATTTCACTCCCGTCGACCCGCGGCGAGGACTTTTCGAGCGAGCTTGCCCTGAGCCTGCAGGAGGTGAAGAAGGCCGGTCTGACGTTCGCGCCGGAGACCGCGTCCGAGAAGCTGCGCGGGTTCGTGAACAAGAACATCTCGGAGCTGCGCATCCTCGAATCGGTCCGCAACGCGCTCGATGCCGGCTGGAACGGCGTGAAGCTCTATTTCATGGTCGGGCTGCCGGGCGAGACCGACGCCGACGTGGATGGCATCGGCCGGTTCGTCATGGAGATCGGCCGACTCTGCAAGGGACGGCCGGTGCGGTTCAACCTGAGCCCGTTCGTGCCCAAGCCGCATACGCCGCTGCAGTGGGCGCCGTTCGCGGACGTGGCCGAGACCCAGGCCAAGATTAACCGGGTCCGAGACGCTATTACACGCCGGAACGTGAAGGCGAAGTGGGCGAACCCGGAGTGTTCGTACGTCGAAGCGCTGCTCGCGCGCGGGGACGAGAAGCTGGGCCCGGTTATCGAGAAGGTCTACCGCGAGGGTGGCGTGTTCCAGGAATGGACCGAGTTCTTCAAGTTCTCGCTGTGGGTCGAAAGCGCGAAGGCGCTGGGTATCGACCCCAGGGACTATCACCGGGAACGCCGGACCGATGAGCAACTGCCCTGGGAATTCATCAACGTCGGAGTCAGCCGGGAATTCCTCGCCCGCGAGTACGAGAAGGCAAAGGCGGGCGAGATGACGCCGGACTGCGCGGCGGGGGCGTGCACCAACTGCGGGGCGTGCGAGGGACATGACCGAAACTCTCCTGGAGTTACGGATCGTGTCCCGATCCCGACGGAGAAGGCCGAGCCGGACTACGGGCGAAGGCCGAGGCCGGTGCAGAGCTTCCAGGAACTCCGCACCCGCTTCCGCATCAAGTACGCCGTCGAGGAACCGTATCAATTCGCGGCGCACCTGGACCGGGTCCGCGCATTCTATCGCTCGCTGCGAAGGAGCGAACTGCCGATTGCCTACACCAAGGGATTCGCACCGAAGCCGATGCTGTCTTTCGGCCCGCCGCTGCCGGTCGGACTGATATCGAGCGGTGAATACCTCGACGTGTACACCGCCTACCACTACACCGGTAACATCGTGCGTGACCTGGGCACGTTCCTGCCCAAAGGCCTGCGCATCGCCGCGGCCAAGCCGATTGCCCGGGAAAACCCTTCGCTGGGCCGGATCATCAATCTGGCCCGCTACGACGTAACTTTGCCCAAGGCGTTCGACGGCGACTTTGCCGCTTTGGTCGAACGCGCAAAAGGCCTGACCGGAGTCAGAGACATGCTGCCGGGCGCAGGACATGAGGGACTAGGGACTAGGGACCAGGGACTAGGGTACGAATTCCGGACCCAAGCCCCTAATCCCCGACCCCTGGCCCCCGGCTCGATCGTCCTTGACCTCGGGATTGAAGCCGGCATCAAGCTCTTCGACGCCCTGGCCGGGATATTCAAGATAAGTGACACTGAAGCCCGGTGCCTCATGATACGGCGCCGGGACTGTCTGGTTGCGCAGAATGGCCGCATCCGGACACCAATGGAAGATTAGCGAGGGCAGGATTCTAGGATTCCAGGGGTCTAGGATTCCAGTGTCCGGACACTCGAATCCTAGAATCCTCAACTCCTTGACCCCTGTCCGTGCACGGAGGATTGATTGATGAAGGTTAAGACGAAGATTGTCCTGACCGGCAATGAGTGGGAGACGCGGGTCGCCATCATTGAGAACGACCAGTTGGTCGAGTTTTACATCGAACGAGCGGAAAGCCAGGCTCTGGTCGGGCGCATTTACAAAGGCCGCGTGGAGAATGTCGTCAAAGGTCTGCGCGGCGCGTTCGTCAACATCGGGCTGAGGAAGAACGGCTTCCTGCCGCTGGTTGAAATACCCGAATTCGACGAACTCGGTGATGAAGAGGGCGCCCCGGGTGGGGCCAAGCCGGAACCCCGGACCATCACGCTGCGTGAGAACGAAGAAATTCTGGTGCAGATCGTCAAGGACGCATTTGCCGAAAAGGGCGCGCGCCTGACTTCGTTCGTATCAATTCCCGGACGTAACCTGGTCTATTTCCCCAACGCCCAGCGCGTCGGCATCTCGCGCCGCATCGGCGAGCGCCGGGAGCGCAGCCGACTGCGCGAAGCGGCGCGCCGGTTCAAGTCGCCGCACGCCGGGCTCATCCTGCGAACGGCGGCCCTGGAGGCGAACAACGAAGAACTGGCCGGTGAATTCCGGGCGCTTGAGGCCACCTGGAACGAAGTCTGCCGCAAGGCCGAGACTGCCCGGTCTCCCTCCCTCCTCTACGAAGAGCCGCAAATCGGTGTCAAGCTCGTGCGCGACCTCATGGGTCCCAACGTCGAGAAGATGATCGTCGACTCCGAGGACCGCTATCGGGAAATCCTGGACTACATGGGCCGCGTGGCCCCGCACCTGAAACGGAAGGTGGAGCTCTACAGCGGCGAAGTGCCGCTGCTCGAGCAGACCGGGGTGGAAGCCGAACTCGAACGCATCTTCCAGAAGCGCATCTGGCTCAAGTCAGGCGGGTTCATCACCGTCGACCAGACCGAGGCGATGGTGGCAATCGACGTGAACACGGGACGGTCAGCCAAGGAAGAGGACCCGGAGAAGCTGATACTCGCCACGAACCTCGAAGCCGCGGCTGAAATCGCCCGCCAGATAAGACTGCGTGACCTTGCCGGCCTCCTGGTCCTCGATTTCATCGACATGGAGGACTCCAGGAACACCGAAAAGGTAATTGCCGAGCTGAAGCTCCAGCTATCCAACGACCGGGCCAAAGCTGACTTCTCGCGAATGAGCCAGTTCGGCCTGCTGGAAATGACGCGCGAGCGCACCCGGCCGGGCATGATGTACTCCATGCAGGAAACCTGCCCGACCTGTAAGGGCTCGGGCCGGGTCCGTTCGCGTTCCGAGATTGCCATGAAGATTGAGCGGGCGATTGTCTCCAAGCTGCCCAAGCTGCGCGGTCGTAAGCTCAGGATTGTTGCTGCCCCGGCGCTCCACGATTTCCTGACCACGGACTGGTACGACCGGCTGAGTGAGTTCGCCAAGCGCTACGAGCTCGCGATTGACGTGAAGATCGACTACCAGCTCCAGCCGACCGACTTCAAACTGCTGACCGAAGCGCTGTAGCTACCAGCCGATAAGATAAGGAAGTCCCGAGCTCTCCGAGCCCGGGACTTCCAGCATTTTGGTTCGACTCGAAAGCCCGCTGACGATCCGCACGCTCGACTTCGGCACACGCAGAGCCTTCGCTACGGCCTTCACGACCGCTTCGTTGGCCTTGCGTTCCTGAGCCCGGGCCGTCACTGAAACGAGCAGGGAGCCGTCCGGCTCCCTGCTCACTCTCTCAACGTGCGCGCCCGGTTTGACGCGAACCCGAAGCTTCAAGGGAAGAAGGGATAGAGGGACAAAGGGATAGAGCCGGTTCTGTTCTTCACTCGATCCCTTGATCCCTTTCTTGCTCGATCCCTATCCTACGGGCTTGAACCCGTCCTTGTACCGGTCGAGCAGCTCGGCCCGCTTGCCTGCGTTCCAGCTCGAAACCCGCGAGAAGTAGCCGGTCACACGGGTGATGAAGTCGACGTCGGTCTTGCCGCAGAACGGGCAAACGTCGTTCAAGCCGCGGCTGGTCCGCTTGCAGTTCTTGCAGCTCGTAAACTCGGGCGAGAACGCGACCTGGGCGTTGCGCGTGTGGTGATAGGTCTTGAGCACGAAGTTGGCAATCGCCTCTTTGGGCGGCCGTGCGTCAGCCAGCCAGACGTGGGTCAGGGCGCCGGCCTCAATCATGTCGTGGAACTTGCCCTCGCGGTATACCCGGTCGATTGGGTCAATCGGGTGGCCGACGTTCAAGTAGGTCGAGTTGGTGTAGTAGGCCGAGTCTTCCTCGATGTTGCCTTTGACGGTCTGCAGGGCACTGTCCCGGTAGTGGCCAAGGTCAAGCCGGGCCATCCGGTACGCGGTTGATTCGGCCGGCGTCTGTTCGAGCACGAACCGCATCTTGTGCTCAGCCGAGAGGCGGCGGCACTCGAGGTTCAGGAAAGCCATCACCTTGAGCCCGAACCGGAATGCGGCGTCGTCTTCGTGCAGCTCGCGGCCGAGATGGTACTGGACGAGTTCGTTCAGGCCCAGTATGCCGACGAGGTAGGTCACCCGCTTCATCCGCAGGTATTCCTCGCCGTCCTGCTTCATAGTCAGCAGCGCAAGCGGCCCGTCGTCCTTGAGCGCGAGCAGCTTCTCAATGAACGCCTTCTTCTGGACGTGCGCCTTGACCGCGAGTTCGAGGTCGCGGCGCAGACGCTCGAACAGCTTCTGGTCGTTGTGGTTCGCGACGTACGCCGCGCGCGGCAGGTTCAACGTGACGTTCTGCAGAGCGCAGTAGCGCATCTTCCACGGGGTCTGCGCGTCGCATATGTCCGACTTCTCGAGCTTGAACGACAGGCGGCAGCACTCGCTGATCTTCGCGGTGTTGCCCCGGTCGAAGACGAAATAGGTGTTCCCCTTCTCCGCGGCCACATCTGATATGTGCCACAGATAGTCCTGCCAACCCGGGGTGTTGAAGAACCGGTCGGTCATGTGCACAAGCGGCTTCGGGAAGAAGAACGGCCGACCCTTGGCGTCGCCGTCCTTGTACACGTCGAATATCGCCCAGACGAACCGCTGCGCCTCCTTCATGTAGCTGCCGTACTTCCGGCCGGTGTACTCGCCGCCCGGGCCGATGGCCTCGACGTTCTCGAAGTGCGCCGGCACTTCCCAGTACAGGTTGATATCCGAGAAGATGGCCTGTCCGCCGCGCGCCACGTTCTGCTGCGAGTATTCGAATATCAGCATCTGGGCGAGCTGGTGCAGGTCGTGGTCGTTCATCCCCTCGGTAAACGGCGCGAAGAACAGGTTGACGGCGTCCCAGCCGATCGCGCCCGCGAAGTGGCCCTGCAGCGCGGCCGAGAACTTCACCATGTGCGCGAGCAGGGTCTCCGGGTGCTTGGCCGGGTGCGCCATCGACAGCGCGTTGGGCAGCGACAGCCCGAATTTCTTCACGTACTCGAGCGACTGGCCGGAGCAGTAGGGCCGGTTCACGAACCCAAGGTCATGGAGGTGGATGTCGCCGCGGGTGTGCGCGTCGGCCACGTCTTGGTCAAAGACCATTGATAGCGCGAACTGCTTGAGCGTCCACTCGGCGATGGTCATGTTCGTCGCCTCGGGGTTGTGCGGCACGTTGGCGTTCTCGCGGTTCTTGAACAGCATCATCCGCTCGACATCGTACGCCGGTACGCCCAGCCGCGCGTGGCGCTTGTAGTGCTCGATCCGGCCGCGCTCGACCAACTTCGAGTTCACAAGCTCACGAATCAACGCCGATGTCACCTCTTTGACACCGGAATTGATGACGATTCCCTCGACCTCGAGTGCGATCTTGTCGGCCTCGGCCGCATCGAGATTCGTTTCTCGGACCAGCGCCCGCGAAATCCGGTTCCGGTCCCAGCCCGCGATTGTCTCGCCCGTCGTCTGCACAAACAGGGCGAGGTCAGTCGCTTCCTTCTTGCCGGCCAGCGCCTTCTTGATGCCTTCACGGTTGGTCCCGCGGCGTTGCCGGGCGCGCTTCTCGCGGTAGAGAATGAACGACTTCGCGGTACGCGCGTGACCGTTCTCTATCAGCACCTTCTCGACTGCGTCCTGTATCTCTTCCACCTTGGGCACATGGTCGCCGCGCAACTCGCGCAGGTACGTGCAGACCTTGTGCGACAGCTCCTCGGCCAGGTCCCGGTCCTCGCCGCCGACCGAATGCGCGGCCCGGAAGATAGCACTCCTGATCTTGCTCAGGTCGAACTCGACCTTCTCACCGGACCGCTTCTCGACGTGGCGGAAGTACGCAACCACCGGCTCCGCCTGCTTCACCGCCTCCTGCACCTGACCTGCATTCACTTCCACTTCTGGCACTCTTCCTCCTCTGGGTTCTGCTCTAACTCTCTCCGCCACCGCACGCAAACACGCAGCCCCGTACTCGGGAGGATAGAACGCCTGCCACAGCATCGCCTGCCCCGAACCTGACTGATTGCGCGTGTCCGTGCTTCATCGTTTGAGATTCTTCAATTCCTCGACAAAATGCTCTGGGCTGTCAAACTGACGATAGACCGACGCGAAGCGCACGTAGGCGACCGGATCAAGGGCGGAAAGACGCTCCAGCACCAGTTCGCCCAGTTCGTGAGACGGCACCTCGAGACGGTAGTCCTCACCCAGTTTGGCCTCCACCGCATCCACCAGCTTATCCATGTCCTCGCGGCCGATCGGGCGCTTACGACAGGCCAGCACCACGCCGGCCAACAGCTTACCACGGTCGTAGGGCTCCCGACTTCCGTTGCGTTTGATGACCATCAGCGGCGTTCTCTCCACATACTCGTAGGTCGTGAAGCGCTTGCCGCATTTGGAGCATTCCCGCCTCCTGCGAACGGCCGCACCGTCACGCGAGGGCCGCGAATCAAGCACTCGGTCATCGTCATCGTCGCAAAAGGGACACTTCATATAGTGTAATCGCGGAATACTACCACACAATAGCTAGTAGTCAATATCTGCCAATACAATACCCATGATTCAGCAAGTTACTGCAATCTGGTCACTTGCAGAATCGAACTTGATAGCGCCCAGCCCTCGCCTCTGTCGTCAGCCTTCGCCCCACCAGCAAGAAAGTTGGTGTCAAGTCCCAATCACCGGCCATTCATCCACATCGTTATCCACATGTTACGAACAGGTTTTCCCACGTCTGCCAGCGCGTATGTGGTCGTATCCCGAGACCGTTACAGGCAGAGTCCTGCCATCCCGGGTTATCCACAAACCGTCGCCGGCCTGGATAGTACCAATCCGCGTGACTTTGACACCCCTGACGCTGTCCGGCACTTCGCTCCGGCACGTGAAAAGCAGTTCGTAGTCCTCTCCGGCTCCCAGCACGAAATCGATAGGGTCGAACCCGCGTCCAGCGCAGAATCTCTTCGTGGCCGGCAGCATTGGCAGGGTATTTGCCTCAAGTACGATCCTCATGCCGCTCATCTCGCAGATGTGTCTTGCGTCGGTCGCAAGGCCATCCGAAGTGTCGATCAGACCGTGGATGGACGACCTGAGCGTTCGCATCGCCGCCAGTCGCGGCAGCGGCCTCAGGTGGCGGGCAACGAGGGGCAGGCGCCAGTCACTCTTCGCCAGCCGCCTTGCGCCGGTCGGTACTAGCGCCTCTTCGGTGCGTTTCTCGACGCAGTCCGCCAGAACCATGCGGCCCGCCTCCGCGCTTCCCAAGTGCCCGGTGACGTAGAGCCCGTCCCCCGCTCTTGCGCCTGATCTGAGCTTCGGTCTTCGCGCCCTTCCGGTCACTGTCAGCGCGAGAAGCAGTCGGTCTACAACTATGATATCGCCACCTGCCACCTCGCACCCCATCGCTCGGCAGACACCATCGATACCGGAGTACAACTGACGCACCTGTGCCTCCATGCTCGGCGGCTGCGCCGCCGGTCGGCCGCGCGGCAAACGTCGCGGCCGTGCGAGCGGCAAGGCGAGAGCGACGAATACCGCCTCCGGCTCCGCTGCCATCGCCACGACATCCGAAATCGCCCCGCATGCGCAACGCTCGCCGACCTGGCGCAAGGTCATATAGGAAAGATCGAAGTGGACGCCATCAGCATAGGCATCGGTCGTCACAACGACCCCGCCCCGCAACAGAGCCGCATCATCGCCGATGCCGATTTGCACTCTGCCACGGCTCCCTGCAGTCCGTCGGATTACGCGGATGAGCCCGTCCTCTGATGGTATGTGATGGGGCATGTTTGTATTGTCTCAGCTTACGCCGCGCCCGGCCCAAGTCAACGGGACGCTGCGGCGGGATGGGCTTATGGACCTTTCTCCCTCGTTTGGTCGCCTCATACTCTGGCTTCCTTGACTCCCCCTCCTTTTTGGCCATACTGACGCGTTGACCATCACTGAGTTCCAGCGACTCATCCGTGAAATCTACTTGGACAAGGACAGCCGGCGCGGCAGGGATGGCACGTTCCGCTGGCTGGTCGAAGAGACCGGCGAACTCGCCCGCGCCATGCGCAAGGGCGACCGCCCCAATCTCGAAGAGGAGTTCGCCGACGTCTTCGCCTGGCTGTCAAGCCTGGCAACGCTCGAGGGCGTCGATCTTGAGGCTGCCTGCGCCAAGTACTCAAGAGGCTGTCCAAAATGCCACGCCACACCGTGCAGGTGCCAAGAGGTAGTGGTCTAGTGATCCAGTGCCGAATCTTGCATTTGTCATTCGTCATTTCCTCTAAGGAGGCTCCCAACGTATGATTCCCTTTCTCATCCTGCTGCTGGCAGCACCCCTAACCGCACCGCCGGCGGACACAACCGCGCCTCCTCCAGTTCAGCACCTTGCTCCGCCGGGCAGGGTGAAGGCGTCTGACACTCCCAACGACGCCGGCAAGTCAATCACCCTCAGTTGGAGCGCGGGCGCGGGCGCGGCTCCCGAAGCCTGGCTGGTCGAGCGAACCGGACCGGGCGGCGCCAAGGTCATCGCGACCAACAAGCCCGGCGAGACCGGCTACGTTGACGAAGAGGTCAAGGATCGAATTCCATACACCTACCGCGTCGCCGCGGTCGCGGGAGCGGACACGGTCTGGTCGAACCCGACCCCGCCCGTCGCCAGCTCGCCCCAGCTCTTCAACACCAATCGCATCAACATCCTCATCGCGATGGTCGTCTTCTTCGTGCTGGTCATCTACTTCATCGAGACGGCCCGAAAGGGAAAGAACCTGTTTGTCCGCCGCATCGCCGGCCTTGACGCGGTCGAAGAGGCGGTCGGGCGCGCGACCGAGATGGGCAGACCGATTATCTATGTGCCGGGTCTGGGTGGCGTCTCCGACATCGCCACGATTGCCTCGCTCAACATCCTCGGCGAGGTGGCCAAGAAGGTCGCCCAGTACGACTCGGCCCTGCTC
This portion of the bacterium genome encodes:
- a CDS encoding TIGR03936 family radical SAM-associated protein; this encodes AGMMNRPVRLRSQESVVRLAERGIRASGWEEVSLLSLSALDYPDLPGLVTKLNSRLKERRVSISLPSTRGEDFSSELALSLQEVKKAGLTFAPETASEKLRGFVNKNISELRILESVRNALDAGWNGVKLYFMVGLPGETDADVDGIGRFVMEIGRLCKGRPVRFNLSPFVPKPHTPLQWAPFADVAETQAKINRVRDAITRRNVKAKWANPECSYVEALLARGDEKLGPVIEKVYREGGVFQEWTEFFKFSLWVESAKALGIDPRDYHRERRTDEQLPWEFINVGVSREFLAREYEKAKAGEMTPDCAAGACTNCGACEGHDRNSPGVTDRVPIPTEKAEPDYGRRPRPVQSFQELRTRFRIKYAVEEPYQFAAHLDRVRAFYRSLRRSELPIAYTKGFAPKPMLSFGPPLPVGLISSGEYLDVYTAYHYTGNIVRDLGTFLPKGLRIAAAKPIARENPSLGRIINLARYDVTLPKAFDGDFAALVERAKGLTGVRDMLPGAGHEGLGTRDQGLGYEFRTQAPNPRPLAPGSIVLDLGIEAGIKLFDALAGIFKISDTEARCLMIRRRDCLVAQNGRIRTPMED
- a CDS encoding Rne/Rng family ribonuclease encodes the protein MKVKTKIVLTGNEWETRVAIIENDQLVEFYIERAESQALVGRIYKGRVENVVKGLRGAFVNIGLRKNGFLPLVEIPEFDELGDEEGAPGGAKPEPRTITLRENEEILVQIVKDAFAEKGARLTSFVSIPGRNLVYFPNAQRVGISRRIGERRERSRLREAARRFKSPHAGLILRTAALEANNEELAGEFRALEATWNEVCRKAETARSPSLLYEEPQIGVKLVRDLMGPNVEKMIVDSEDRYREILDYMGRVAPHLKRKVELYSGEVPLLEQTGVEAELERIFQKRIWLKSGGFITVDQTEAMVAIDVNTGRSAKEEDPEKLILATNLEAAAEIARQIRLRDLAGLLVLDFIDMEDSRNTEKVIAELKLQLSNDRAKADFSRMSQFGLLEMTRERTRPGMMYSMQETCPTCKGSGRVRSRSEIAMKIERAIVSKLPKLRGRKLRIVAAPALHDFLTTDWYDRLSEFAKRYELAIDVKIDYQLQPTDFKLLTEAL
- a CDS encoding DUF167 domain-containing protein, producing the protein MKLRVRVKPGAHVERVSREPDGSLLVSVTARAQERKANEAVVKAVAKALRVPKSSVRIVSGLSSRTKMLEVPGSESSGLPYLIGW
- the nrdD gene encoding anaerobic ribonucleoside-triphosphate reductase codes for the protein MPEVEVNAGQVQEAVKQAEPVVAYFRHVEKRSGEKVEFDLSKIRSAIFRAAHSVGGEDRDLAEELSHKVCTYLRELRGDHVPKVEEIQDAVEKVLIENGHARTAKSFILYREKRARQRRGTNREGIKKALAGKKEATDLALFVQTTGETIAGWDRNRISRALVRETNLDAAEADKIALEVEGIVINSGVKEVTSALIRELVNSKLVERGRIEHYKRHARLGVPAYDVERMMLFKNRENANVPHNPEATNMTIAEWTLKQFALSMVFDQDVADAHTRGDIHLHDLGFVNRPYCSGQSLEYVKKFGLSLPNALSMAHPAKHPETLLAHMVKFSAALQGHFAGAIGWDAVNLFFAPFTEGMNDHDLHQLAQMLIFEYSQQNVARGGQAIFSDINLYWEVPAHFENVEAIGPGGEYTGRKYGSYMKEAQRFVWAIFDVYKDGDAKGRPFFFPKPLVHMTDRFFNTPGWQDYLWHISDVAAEKGNTYFVFDRGNTAKISECCRLSFKLEKSDICDAQTPWKMRYCALQNVTLNLPRAAYVANHNDQKLFERLRRDLELAVKAHVQKKAFIEKLLALKDDGPLALLTMKQDGEEYLRMKRVTYLVGILGLNELVQYHLGRELHEDDAAFRFGLKVMAFLNLECRRLSAEHKMRFVLEQTPAESTAYRMARLDLGHYRDSALQTVKGNIEEDSAYYTNSTYLNVGHPIDPIDRVYREGKFHDMIEAGALTHVWLADARPPKEAIANFVLKTYHHTRNAQVAFSPEFTSCKNCKRTSRGLNDVCPFCGKTDVDFITRVTGYFSRVSSWNAGKRAELLDRYKDGFKPVG
- the nrdR gene encoding transcriptional regulator NrdR; this translates as MKCPFCDDDDDRVLDSRPSRDGAAVRRRRECSKCGKRFTTYEYVERTPLMVIKRNGSREPYDRGKLLAGVVLACRKRPIGREDMDKLVDAVEAKLGEDYRLEVPSHELGELVLERLSALDPVAYVRFASVYRQFDSPEHFVEELKNLKR
- the thiL gene encoding thiamine-phosphate kinase → MPHHIPSEDGLIRVIRRTAGSRGRVQIGIGDDAALLRGGVVVTTDAYADGVHFDLSYMTLRQVGERCACGAISDVVAMAAEPEAVFVALALPLARPRRLPRGRPAAQPPSMEAQVRQLYSGIDGVCRAMGCEVAGGDIIVVDRLLLALTVTGRARRPKLRSGARAGDGLYVTGHLGSAEAGRMVLADCVEKRTEEALVPTGARRLAKSDWRLPLVARHLRPLPRLAAMRTLRSSIHGLIDTSDGLATDARHICEMSGMRIVLEANTLPMLPATKRFCAGRGFDPIDFVLGAGEDYELLFTCRSEVPDSVRGVKVTRIGTIQAGDGLWITRDGRTLPVTVSGYDHIRAGRRGKTCS
- a CDS encoding MazG nucleotide pyrophosphohydrolase domain-containing protein; amino-acid sequence: MTITEFQRLIREIYLDKDSRRGRDGTFRWLVEETGELARAMRKGDRPNLEEEFADVFAWLSSLATLEGVDLEAACAKYSRGCPKCHATPCRCQEVVV
- a CDS encoding fibronectin type III domain-containing protein — encoded protein: MIPFLILLLAAPLTAPPADTTAPPPVQHLAPPGRVKASDTPNDAGKSITLSWSAGAGAAPEAWLVERTGPGGAKVIATNKPGETGYVDEEVKDRIPYTYRVAAVAGADTVWSNPTPPVASSPQLFNTNRINILIAMVVFFVLVIYFIETARKGKNLFVRRIAGLDAVEEAVGRATEMGRPIIYVPGLGGVSDIATIASLNILGEVAKKVAQYDSALLVPNRDPIVYTVAREMVKESYAKAGRPDAFKQDSVFFVTDQQFAYAAAVDGLMVREKPATNFFLGMFWAESLILAETGAQTGAIQIAGTDQVFQLPFFITACDYTLIGEELYAASAYLSREPLLLGSLKAQDYGKLIILAVVVIGSVMLLLSKTPALALFSRILGFFSVS